From Butyricimonas paravirosa, one genomic window encodes:
- a CDS encoding amidohydrolase, which translates to MNVAIVQAHLEWENVPVNLKLFNKRIAAIEGANIIVLPEMFASGFTMKGKERVAPFYEAVYQCMQEWAREKDALIMGSTVYFEDEHYYNRLLVAFPDGKILHYDKKHLFTMGEEKEHFTAGNELLVFDYQGVRIAPFICYDLRFPVWSRNTCGYDLAVYVANWPEARRQPWQILLMARAIENQCYVIGVNRVGEDGVGLSYSGDSAVISPKGDVLVACEPFADEVKQVDIDLKALREFRVKFPVLEDRDEFTIED; encoded by the coding sequence ATGAATGTTGCGATCGTACAGGCACATTTGGAATGGGAGAATGTACCGGTGAACTTGAAACTTTTTAACAAGCGGATAGCAGCGATAGAAGGAGCAAACATAATCGTTTTGCCCGAGATGTTTGCGTCGGGATTTACCATGAAGGGAAAAGAACGGGTAGCGCCTTTTTACGAGGCTGTTTACCAGTGTATGCAGGAATGGGCAAGGGAAAAAGACGCGTTGATCATGGGATCGACCGTTTATTTCGAAGACGAGCATTATTACAACCGTTTGTTGGTGGCTTTTCCGGATGGTAAAATCTTGCATTATGACAAAAAGCATTTGTTCACGATGGGAGAGGAAAAAGAGCATTTCACAGCAGGGAATGAGTTGTTGGTGTTTGATTACCAGGGAGTAAGAATCGCACCGTTCATTTGTTATGATTTACGTTTTCCCGTGTGGAGTCGTAACACGTGTGGCTACGACTTGGCCGTGTACGTGGCTAACTGGCCGGAGGCAAGGAGGCAACCGTGGCAAATTTTATTAATGGCCAGGGCAATCGAGAATCAATGTTACGTCATTGGGGTGAACCGAGTGGGCGAAGACGGGGTAGGATTGAGTTATTCCGGTGATTCGGCAGTTATTTCTCCTAAAGGGGATGTCTTGGTTGCTTGTGAACCTTTTGCCGACGAGGTGAAACAGGTGGATATTGATTTGAAAGCTTTACGGGAATTTCGTGTGAAGTTCCCCGTGTTGGAGGATCGGGATGAATTTACAATTGAAGATTAA
- the rpmA gene encoding 50S ribosomal protein L27, translating to MAHKKGVGSSKNGRESESKRLGVKVYGGQFAKAGNIIVRQRGTVHNPGLNVGIGRDHTLFALIDGKVVFRKKQDNKSYVSIEAIAE from the coding sequence ATGGCACACAAGAAAGGAGTCGGTAGCTCTAAGAACGGTCGTGAATCAGAAAGTAAACGATTAGGAGTAAAGGTATACGGCGGACAATTTGCTAAAGCAGGTAATATCATCGTTCGTCAAAGAGGAACAGTACATAACCCGGGATTAAACGTGGGTATCGGTAGAGATCATACCTTATTCGCATTGATTGACGGAAAAGTTGTTTTCAGAAAAAAACAAGACAACAAATCTTACGTTTCTATTGAGGCTATCGCCGAATAA
- the rplU gene encoding 50S ribosomal protein L21 produces MYAIVEIAGQQFKVEKDRKVYVHRLTAEEGAQVEFDKVLLVDNEGDIKIGTPVVEGAKVTAKVLSHVKADKVIVFKKKRRKGYCKKNGHRQCMTQIQIEAINA; encoded by the coding sequence ATGTACGCAATTGTAGAAATCGCAGGACAACAATTCAAAGTTGAAAAAGACCGTAAAGTCTATGTTCACAGACTGACTGCAGAAGAAGGCGCTCAAGTTGAATTTGACAAAGTGCTTTTAGTAGACAACGAAGGTGACATCAAAATCGGAACTCCGGTTGTAGAAGGAGCTAAAGTTACGGCAAAGGTATTATCTCACGTGAAAGCTGACAAAGTAATAGTTTTCAAGAAAAAGAGAAGAAAAGGATATTGTAAGAAAAACGGTCATCGTCAATGTATGACCCAGATTCAAATCGAAGCTATCAACGCTTAA
- a CDS encoding DUF4286 family protein, with translation MRFIYNTTFSIDENIAEEFIQVIRGGYIAYLKGKNLCNDILFTRVMIREGEGLSLSLQLIFPSAEEYTIFIENYKDRLLHMLVDVFGENLLYFSTTLEEIE, from the coding sequence ATGCGCTTTATATACAACACGACATTCAGTATTGACGAAAACATTGCAGAGGAATTCATTCAGGTTATCCGGGGTGGTTACATCGCTTATCTCAAAGGCAAAAACCTTTGTAATGACATTCTATTTACCCGTGTCATGATTCGTGAAGGAGAAGGCCTGTCCCTATCCCTACAACTCATATTCCCTTCTGCCGAAGAATACACCATCTTTATAGAAAACTACAAGGACAGGTTATTGCACATGCTGGTAGATGTGTTCGGGGAGAATCTTTTATATTTCAGTACCACTCTCGAAGAGATTGAATAA
- a CDS encoding S9 family peptidase, whose amino-acid sequence MKRMFLAIIGLSMMFDLSAQKKVLTMEEAVVGYHLYPRSKYIQWQGDKNQLTYLDREGLMGESVDKGEKSVLLTVAELNRILGAELRGFPNFSWLDDNTLVIARQGSIYHIDVAKKQVKQKFTFPKGAANETYSKAGNMYAYTIDNNLYYMDERGNSYTVTADEDKNIVNGQVVSRNEFGITGGIFWSPDGKKLGFYRKDESQVTNFPLLDINTRTGELKEIKYPMAGMKSELVSLGIYDIASAKTTFLDANDFGREQYLTGITWAPESDMVYVQVLNRGQDHMRLNKYDASTGKLIATLFEEKSNTYVEPQSGLVFLANNPKQFIYSTNNRDGFMNLYLHDVNGKLIRRLTDVDADVEFVAVDPAGKYVYYLSSEISPVEKQLFRVEVKSGKKNRLTMEEGWHNITMSGDCAYFVDNYSSIKVPRNVDLTMNTGKVVRRLQEVENPNKDYNFGEITLGKIKADDGSDLYYRLIKPMDFDPNKKYPVIHYVYGGPHSQLVTNTWNASLRMWEMYMAQHGYVVFVIDNHGTPNRGKAFEDIIHRQCGQVEMKDQVKGIEWLKAFPWVDANRIGVHGWSYGGFMTISLITNYPDIYKVAVAGGPVIDWKWYEVMYGERYMDTPQENPEGYAKTSLIAKAKDLKGKLLICQGAVDPVVVWEQSLSFIRECIKNNVQVDYFPYPCAEHNVMGRDRIHLMQKVTNYFEDYLR is encoded by the coding sequence ATGAAAAGGATGTTTTTGGCAATAATCGGATTAAGTATGATGTTCGATTTAAGCGCACAAAAAAAGGTTTTAACCATGGAAGAGGCCGTGGTAGGGTATCATTTATATCCCCGGTCCAAGTATATTCAATGGCAAGGCGACAAGAATCAGTTGACCTATCTGGACCGGGAAGGTTTGATGGGTGAATCTGTCGATAAAGGTGAAAAGAGTGTATTGCTCACGGTGGCGGAATTGAACAGGATCTTGGGAGCCGAATTGAGAGGATTCCCTAATTTTTCTTGGTTGGATGATAACACTCTGGTGATAGCTCGTCAAGGGAGTATCTACCACATTGACGTTGCCAAGAAACAGGTGAAACAGAAATTTACATTCCCGAAAGGGGCTGCTAACGAGACTTATTCTAAAGCGGGTAATATGTATGCTTACACGATCGATAATAACTTGTATTACATGGACGAACGTGGAAATAGTTATACCGTTACCGCGGACGAGGACAAGAATATCGTGAACGGGCAGGTGGTTAGCCGGAATGAATTCGGAATTACGGGTGGTATTTTTTGGTCTCCGGACGGAAAGAAACTGGGATTTTACCGTAAAGACGAGAGCCAGGTAACGAATTTCCCGTTGCTGGACATCAATACCCGCACGGGCGAGTTAAAGGAGATTAAGTATCCCATGGCAGGAATGAAATCCGAGTTAGTGAGTCTTGGGATTTATGATATAGCTTCTGCTAAGACGACTTTTCTGGATGCGAATGATTTCGGCCGCGAACAATACCTGACGGGAATTACTTGGGCTCCGGAGTCTGATATGGTATATGTTCAGGTGCTTAACCGGGGACAGGATCATATGCGTTTGAATAAATATGACGCGTCAACGGGTAAATTGATTGCTACCTTATTCGAGGAAAAGTCCAATACTTACGTGGAACCGCAAAGCGGTTTGGTGTTCTTGGCTAACAACCCGAAACAATTCATTTATTCTACGAATAACCGGGATGGTTTCATGAACCTTTACCTGCACGATGTGAACGGTAAATTAATTCGTCGTCTGACAGACGTGGATGCAGACGTGGAATTCGTGGCTGTTGATCCTGCCGGGAAATATGTATATTATCTTTCATCGGAAATCTCTCCGGTGGAGAAACAACTTTTCCGGGTAGAGGTAAAAAGCGGGAAGAAAAACCGTTTGACGATGGAAGAGGGATGGCACAATATCACGATGAGTGGTGACTGTGCTTATTTCGTTGATAATTATAGTAGCATCAAAGTACCTCGTAACGTGGATCTGACGATGAATACCGGAAAGGTTGTACGTCGTTTGCAGGAAGTGGAGAACCCGAATAAGGATTACAATTTCGGGGAGATCACGTTGGGTAAGATTAAGGCAGATGATGGTAGTGATTTATACTATCGTTTGATTAAACCGATGGATTTTGATCCGAACAAGAAATATCCTGTGATTCATTACGTGTATGGTGGGCCTCATTCACAGTTGGTAACCAATACGTGGAATGCTTCCTTGCGGATGTGGGAAATGTATATGGCTCAACATGGTTACGTGGTATTCGTGATCGATAATCACGGTACGCCGAACCGCGGTAAGGCTTTCGAGGATATTATTCACCGTCAATGCGGACAAGTTGAGATGAAAGATCAGGTGAAGGGAATTGAGTGGTTGAAAGCTTTCCCGTGGGTGGATGCGAATCGTATCGGGGTTCATGGTTGGAGTTACGGTGGTTTCATGACCATTTCGTTGATTACTAATTATCCTGACATTTATAAAGTGGCGGTTGCCGGAGGTCCCGTAATCGACTGGAAATGGTATGAAGTGATGTACGGAGAACGTTACATGGATACCCCGCAGGAGAACCCGGAAGGATATGCTAAAACGAGCTTAATCGCCAAGGCAAAAGATCTGAAAGGTAAGTTGTTGATCTGCCAGGGAGCTGTTGACCCGGTTGTGGTTTGGGAACAGAGTTTGAGCTTTATCCGGGAGTGTATCAAGAATAACGTGCAGGTGGATTACTTCCCTTACCCGTGTGCCGAGCATAACGTGATGGGACGGGACCGGATTCATCTAATGCAGAAAGTGACGAATTATTTCGAGGACTACTTGCGGTAA
- the serS gene encoding serine--tRNA ligase, with protein MLNLKFIQENKDTVIRKLAVKNFDAKELVEKIIALDNERKNLQKESDNKQSEMNSISKQIGSLMKEGKKEEAEQARANTTRLKEEIAALTAQHNSTQNELNSLIVRLPNLPHDSVPPGKSDADNVIVKISDNVPAHEEGQLPHWDLAKKYQLIDFEVGVKITGAGFPVYKGLGARLQRALIYFFLEENTKAGYQEVQPPLVVNEDSGFGTGQLPDKDGQMYYVNEDKLYLIPTAEVPVTNLYRDMIVDADQLPIKNTAYSACFRREAGSYGKDVRGLNRLHQFDKVEIVQITRPEMSYEALDGMVKHVEGLLIKLGLPYRIVRLCGGDLSFTSALTFDFEVYSKAQDRWLEVSSVSNFEEYQANRLKLRFRDKGDKKTTMVHTLNGSALALPRIVASLLENNQTPEGIRVPDVLRGFMGTDYIR; from the coding sequence ATGCTAAACCTTAAATTTATTCAGGAAAACAAAGACACGGTCATTCGGAAATTAGCCGTGAAGAACTTTGATGCCAAGGAATTAGTTGAGAAGATTATCGCTCTCGACAACGAGAGAAAGAATTTACAAAAAGAATCGGATAACAAGCAATCCGAAATGAATAGCATCTCCAAGCAAATCGGTTCCTTGATGAAAGAAGGAAAAAAAGAGGAAGCCGAGCAAGCAAGGGCTAATACAACCCGTCTGAAAGAAGAGATTGCAGCCTTGACTGCCCAACATAATAGCACCCAGAACGAGTTGAACTCACTCATCGTTCGTTTACCGAATTTACCACATGACTCCGTACCTCCCGGAAAGAGTGATGCGGACAACGTGATCGTGAAAATCAGTGATAACGTGCCTGCCCATGAAGAAGGACAACTTCCCCACTGGGACTTGGCGAAAAAGTATCAGTTGATTGATTTCGAAGTAGGTGTGAAGATCACGGGTGCCGGATTCCCCGTCTACAAAGGGTTGGGAGCCCGTTTACAAAGAGCCTTGATCTACTTCTTCTTGGAAGAAAACACCAAAGCGGGCTATCAAGAAGTGCAGCCCCCGCTTGTCGTTAATGAAGATTCAGGTTTCGGTACCGGTCAGTTGCCCGATAAAGACGGACAGATGTATTACGTGAACGAGGACAAACTATATCTTATCCCCACGGCAGAAGTGCCTGTAACCAACCTTTACCGGGATATGATCGTGGATGCCGACCAGTTACCAATCAAAAACACGGCTTACTCCGCCTGTTTCCGCCGGGAAGCCGGATCATACGGAAAAGACGTGCGCGGGTTGAACCGCCTGCACCAGTTCGATAAAGTAGAGATCGTGCAGATCACCCGTCCGGAAATGTCTTACGAGGCTCTCGACGGTATGGTGAAACACGTGGAAGGACTGTTAATCAAGTTAGGATTACCTTATCGTATCGTACGTCTATGCGGTGGTGATTTGAGTTTCACCTCTGCCCTAACCTTCGATTTTGAAGTGTATTCAAAAGCACAGGATCGTTGGCTGGAAGTCAGCTCTGTTTCCAATTTCGAAGAGTATCAGGCAAACCGTCTGAAACTACGTTTCCGGGATAAGGGAGACAAGAAAACGACCATGGTACACACACTAAACGGTAGCGCCCTGGCATTACCGAGAATCGTGGCCTCCTTGCTGGAGAACAACCAGACTCCGGAAGGTATCCGGGTACCGGATGTACTCCGTGGGTTTATGGGTACCGACTATATAAGATAA
- a CDS encoding GNAT family N-acetyltransferase — MVIEKGVHADIDELARLYDDLNDFLDSDINHPGWIKGVYPVRQIAEAGINEQHLHVVRQEGRIIGSIILNHHPEPAYNKASWGIESDYSKIFVIHTLVVHPDFLKAGVGKKLISFACELGKELHMKAIRLDVYENNIPAIKLYEKFGFNYIDTVDLGLGDYGLHRFRLYEKIL; from the coding sequence ATGGTTATTGAAAAAGGTGTACACGCAGATATTGATGAACTGGCACGACTATACGATGATTTAAATGATTTTCTGGACTCGGATATAAATCACCCCGGATGGATCAAAGGAGTATATCCCGTTCGGCAAATCGCAGAAGCTGGGATTAACGAACAACACCTTCACGTGGTAAGGCAGGAAGGACGAATTATCGGCTCAATCATTTTAAATCACCATCCGGAACCGGCATACAATAAGGCTTCTTGGGGGATCGAATCGGATTACAGCAAAATATTCGTGATCCACACTCTCGTGGTTCATCCCGATTTCCTGAAAGCGGGTGTAGGAAAAAAACTGATCTCTTTTGCCTGTGAGTTGGGAAAAGAGCTACACATGAAAGCTATCCGGCTCGATGTATACGAAAACAACATTCCCGCCATCAAGCTGTATGAAAAATTCGGTTTTAACTATATCGACACGGTTGATTTAGGCTTGGGGGACTACGGACTACATAGATTCCGCCTTTACGAAAAGATACTATAA
- a CDS encoding 1-acyl-sn-glycerol-3-phosphate acyltransferase, which produces MKHIARLILKIFGWKLKGGLPADKKAVVISVPHTSIMDFIWGKLTFISQGVPTYILMKKEFFFFPLGPILRALNVIPVDRGNKENHIVERMVEEFKKRDVMYLTITPEGSRKKRKKWKKGFLVIAKEAGVPVYLGRIDYKDKYCTWGPRFEPTGDPDADLKYIMSTYKDANPRHPENFSAGD; this is translated from the coding sequence ATGAAACATATTGCACGGCTGATATTGAAGATATTCGGATGGAAACTCAAGGGCGGCTTGCCTGCGGATAAAAAAGCGGTGGTTATATCCGTACCGCATACTTCTATCATGGATTTTATCTGGGGAAAGCTGACTTTTATAAGTCAAGGAGTTCCTACTTATATTTTAATGAAGAAGGAGTTTTTCTTTTTTCCGTTAGGACCGATATTAAGGGCTTTGAACGTGATTCCTGTTGATCGGGGGAATAAGGAGAATCATATCGTGGAGAGAATGGTGGAGGAATTCAAAAAACGGGATGTTATGTATTTGACTATAACCCCGGAGGGGAGCCGGAAAAAACGGAAGAAATGGAAAAAGGGATTTCTGGTGATAGCTAAGGAGGCTGGGGTGCCGGTGTATTTGGGACGTATTGATTACAAGGATAAATATTGCACGTGGGGCCCCCGCTTTGAACCAACGGGTGATCCGGATGCGGATTTGAAATATATCATGTCAACATACAAGGATGCGAACCCGCGTCACCCGGAAAACTTTTCCGCGGGCGATTAA
- a CDS encoding tetratricopeptide repeat protein, whose protein sequence is MRKLSLITSGVILMLSFLMVGCNTMKKLEREAIETAIVGKVSPQQLTAVDGVVNFNYNIAFAPRQFYKKLILKVTPKMQYPGGEEAMEPLYFQGEKVKGTNYPVVEYKGNTLGTYNLSFPYRDGMQKGVLIADIEAIMGNKTVAFTPAILNTNGVKEWKTYMYSLPNNPDAIPLFTETFVKDVPATGVGIISGYVLFPLSKSVITDAQKKSSVMAQAAQEMKKILADKNAKITNMLMYVSSSPEGPERLNKNLTTNRFNTAKAYFMKDLGLANTPMAKDTKFIVSNTVSENWEGLYMLLNDSNLKNKAQIVKDLQNAPNLQKREAVLESYIKTVPELKDVILPTLRRADFYIFYTVPEVMQVEDQVTTYYVPQLQETSVLSARTDVNLLNDLAVIAIRNKDYRKARKLLESAAVINQKPEVLNNLGIVYQNEGNNTQAKDMYTKASIKNEAKYNLGMLLLKDKEYNKAIPYLKAMPNVNLAYAQLMANDNRAALETLKKLNLTEGYEYYMMAVAAARVKDVQVMAVALQKAIQLDPQLKERASTDKEFYPYAQESIYLDIVD, encoded by the coding sequence ATGAGAAAATTATCTTTGATAACGAGTGGAGTTATTTTGATGCTCTCTTTCTTGATGGTGGGGTGTAATACCATGAAGAAGTTGGAGAGAGAGGCCATCGAAACGGCAATTGTGGGGAAAGTTTCTCCTCAGCAGTTGACTGCGGTGGATGGGGTTGTGAATTTTAATTATAATATTGCTTTTGCTCCCAGGCAGTTTTATAAAAAGTTAATTTTGAAAGTGACTCCTAAAATGCAATATCCCGGTGGGGAAGAAGCGATGGAACCGCTTTATTTCCAAGGTGAGAAGGTGAAGGGTACCAATTACCCGGTGGTGGAATATAAAGGAAACACGTTGGGAACTTATAATTTATCATTCCCTTATCGTGACGGTATGCAAAAAGGGGTACTAATCGCTGATATTGAGGCGATCATGGGAAATAAAACTGTTGCGTTTACTCCGGCAATATTAAACACGAATGGGGTGAAGGAATGGAAAACATATATGTATTCTCTACCGAACAATCCGGATGCAATTCCTTTGTTTACCGAAACTTTTGTGAAAGATGTTCCGGCAACAGGTGTGGGAATCATTAGCGGGTATGTGTTATTCCCGTTATCTAAATCAGTGATTACAGATGCGCAGAAAAAATCGTCTGTTATGGCACAGGCTGCTCAAGAAATGAAGAAAATTCTGGCAGACAAAAATGCCAAGATTACCAATATGTTAATGTACGTTTCCAGCTCCCCGGAAGGACCGGAAAGATTAAACAAGAACTTGACCACGAATCGTTTCAATACGGCTAAGGCTTATTTCATGAAAGATTTGGGATTGGCTAACACGCCGATGGCAAAAGATACTAAATTTATCGTTTCCAACACGGTGAGCGAGAATTGGGAAGGTTTGTATATGTTGTTGAATGATTCCAACTTGAAGAATAAGGCACAAATCGTGAAGGATTTACAGAATGCCCCGAATTTACAGAAACGGGAGGCTGTTTTGGAATCGTATATTAAGACCGTACCGGAATTGAAAGATGTGATTCTTCCGACATTGCGGCGGGCTGATTTCTACATTTTCTATACCGTGCCTGAAGTGATGCAGGTGGAGGATCAGGTGACAACTTATTACGTACCTCAATTACAAGAGACTTCAGTTTTGTCAGCTCGTACGGATGTAAATTTGTTGAATGATTTGGCTGTCATTGCTATTCGTAACAAAGATTACAGAAAAGCTAGAAAGTTACTGGAATCGGCAGCTGTAATTAATCAAAAACCGGAAGTGCTGAATAATCTTGGTATTGTTTATCAAAATGAAGGGAATAATACTCAGGCTAAAGATATGTATACGAAAGCTTCTATAAAGAATGAGGCGAAGTATAATTTGGGAATGTTGTTATTGAAAGATAAAGAGTACAATAAAGCTATTCCTTACTTGAAAGCGATGCCGAATGTGAATCTGGCTTACGCTCAGTTGATGGCTAATGATAATCGTGCCGCTTTGGAGACATTGAAGAAGTTGAATCTGACGGAAGGGTACGAGTATTACATGATGGCCGTGGCTGCAGCAAGAGTAAAAGATGTACAGGTAATGGCTGTTGCTTTACAGAAAGCTATACAACTTGACCCGCAATTGAAAGAGAGGGCAAGTACTGATAAAGAATTTTATCCTTACGCTCAAGAAAGTATTTATTTGGATATTGTTGATTAA
- a CDS encoding glycerol acyltransferase yields MEETVKPIYIEQLFKSKNPKLARWIPKFVYSFLKRVICQDQINDFISKYGDQKGLDFAEGILEYLDISYIIEGKENLPAPDGRYIFAANHALGGPDGIILISFLGKIYKKLKFPVNDLLMNLKNLNNIFLPVNKHGALAKEAAVDLENAFASDAQIITFPAGMVSRKVKGVVKDLEWQKSFVVKAVKYQRDIIPIRVKAENSKFFYNLANFRTKIGLKVNLEMMYLPKETFNKKGSTFTLVIGKPIKWETLDKSKTPKEWAEEIKNIVYQL; encoded by the coding sequence ATGGAAGAAACTGTTAAACCGATATATATTGAACAACTTTTCAAAAGTAAGAATCCGAAGTTAGCCCGCTGGATTCCGAAATTCGTTTATTCATTTTTAAAACGTGTGATCTGCCAAGACCAGATCAACGACTTCATCTCTAAATACGGGGATCAAAAAGGCTTGGATTTCGCCGAAGGTATCTTGGAATATCTTGATATTTCTTACATCATCGAAGGTAAAGAGAATTTACCTGCCCCCGACGGACGCTATATTTTTGCCGCAAATCACGCTCTCGGTGGACCGGATGGTATCATTCTGATCTCTTTCTTGGGGAAAATATATAAAAAGCTTAAATTCCCGGTAAACGATTTACTCATGAATCTCAAGAATCTGAATAATATCTTTTTACCGGTTAACAAACACGGAGCCTTAGCCAAAGAAGCTGCCGTGGATTTGGAAAATGCGTTTGCCTCCGATGCCCAGATCATCACCTTCCCTGCCGGAATGGTAAGCCGCAAAGTTAAAGGCGTGGTTAAAGATTTGGAATGGCAAAAAAGTTTCGTGGTTAAAGCTGTTAAATACCAACGGGACATTATTCCGATACGGGTAAAAGCGGAAAATTCAAAATTCTTTTATAATTTAGCAAACTTTCGTACCAAAATAGGACTAAAGGTTAATCTGGAAATGATGTATCTCCCCAAGGAAACATTCAACAAGAAAGGTTCAACTTTTACACTTGTCATCGGGAAACCCATTAAATGGGAAACCCTAGATAAAAGTAAAACACCGAAAGAATGGGCGGAAGAGATAAAGAATATTGTCTACCAATTATAG
- the trmD gene encoding tRNA (guanosine(37)-N1)-methyltransferase TrmD: MRIDILSVVPELLESPLNHSIIKRAKEKGIVEIHIHNIRDWSKDKHRKVDDYSFGGDAGLVMAVQPIFDCINELTSQRHYDEIIYTAPDAPVFNQKTANELSLKENIMILCGHYKGVDHRVREHLITREISVGDYVLTGGELPACIMTDAVVRLLPGAMGDETSALTDSFQDNLLAPPVYTRPAEFNGWRVPEVLLSGNHALIDEWQEQQALERTRALRPDLLDE, from the coding sequence ATGCGTATCGATATATTAAGTGTAGTGCCGGAATTGCTGGAAAGCCCTTTGAATCATTCGATTATTAAACGGGCGAAAGAAAAGGGAATCGTGGAAATCCATATTCATAACATTCGGGATTGGTCGAAAGATAAACACCGGAAGGTGGACGATTATTCTTTCGGGGGTGATGCTGGGTTAGTGATGGCAGTTCAGCCTATTTTTGATTGTATCAACGAGTTGACTTCCCAGCGACATTATGACGAGATTATCTATACGGCACCGGATGCTCCTGTTTTTAACCAGAAGACGGCGAACGAATTGTCATTGAAAGAAAATATCATGATTCTTTGCGGACACTACAAGGGGGTGGACCACCGGGTGCGTGAACATCTGATTACGAGGGAAATATCCGTGGGTGATTACGTGTTGACGGGTGGTGAGTTACCTGCCTGCATCATGACGGATGCCGTTGTACGCCTGTTGCCGGGAGCCATGGGGGATGAAACTTCTGCCTTGACTGATTCTTTTCAAGATAACTTGTTAGCCCCGCCTGTATATACGCGTCCTGCTGAATTTAACGGGTGGCGGGTTCCGGAAGTCTTGTTATCCGGTAATCATGCCTTGATTGACGAGTGGCAGGAGCAACAAGCATTGGAACGGACGAGGGCTTTGCGGCCGGATTTGCTCGATGAGTAA
- a CDS encoding RNA polymerase sigma-70 factor, which produces MIVKNMDELGEIESLYKEYYGSLCYYALNYVCDMEVAQDIVQDIFVHLIEARPKFETSLHGRNFLYLSVKNASLNYIDKKRSKLKYLHLHREEEIIELPDDEVFIAEVYRKLKKAVDELPPECRKIFYMSYIENQSNEIIARELAISVNTVRAQKMRGKQLLREKLKNLYVLIFILPEVFK; this is translated from the coding sequence ATGATAGTCAAAAACATGGACGAATTAGGGGAAATAGAATCCCTGTACAAGGAATATTACGGTTCCCTCTGTTATTACGCCTTGAATTATGTCTGTGATATGGAAGTTGCGCAGGATATTGTGCAAGATATTTTCGTACACTTGATCGAGGCCCGTCCGAAGTTCGAGACTTCTCTTCACGGACGAAATTTCCTTTATTTATCCGTTAAGAACGCAAGTTTGAATTACATCGATAAAAAACGGTCAAAACTCAAGTATCTTCACCTGCACAGGGAAGAGGAGATTATCGAATTGCCGGATGACGAGGTTTTTATCGCCGAGGTTTACCGGAAATTAAAAAAAGCGGTGGACGAACTTCCCCCGGAATGTCGGAAGATTTTTTACATGAGTTATATAGAGAATCAAAGTAACGAGATTATTGCCCGGGAACTTGCTATTAGCGTGAACACGGTGAGGGCCCAGAAAATGAGAGGGAAACAATTACTTCGTGAAAAGTTGAAAAATCTTTACGTGTTGATTTTTATTCTTCCGGAAGTGTTTAAGTAA
- the ruvC gene encoding crossover junction endodeoxyribonuclease RuvC produces the protein MEKLIMGIDPGTNFMGYAILKTTGKNCKPELVVSGVVDMKKMTDPYLKLQRVFQRTLQVIDSYHPDELAIESQFYGKNIQSMLKLGRAQGVAIAAALQRNIPIFEYAPKKIKMSITGTGEASKEQIALLLGKFMTIPTTISTLDETDAIAIAYCHHLQGNLPTTGNPKCKDWGDFIKQNPDKVL, from the coding sequence ATGGAAAAATTAATCATGGGGATAGACCCCGGTACAAACTTCATGGGATATGCAATTCTTAAAACAACCGGAAAGAATTGCAAACCGGAACTTGTCGTGTCGGGAGTCGTTGACATGAAAAAAATGACCGATCCGTATCTCAAACTGCAAAGAGTATTTCAACGCACACTGCAAGTCATTGATTCTTACCATCCGGACGAATTGGCTATCGAATCACAATTCTACGGTAAGAACATCCAATCTATGCTGAAACTCGGACGGGCACAAGGTGTAGCCATCGCAGCCGCTCTACAACGGAATATTCCCATTTTCGAATATGCCCCGAAGAAAATTAAAATGAGTATCACGGGAACAGGAGAGGCCTCCAAAGAGCAGATTGCCCTTTTGCTAGGCAAATTCATGACGATACCGACCACCATTTCCACCTTGGATGAAACAGACGCCATCGCCATCGCCTATTGCCACCACCTACAAGGCAACTTACCCACCACGGGAAATCCCAAATGCAAGGATTGGGGTGACTTTATCAAACAGAATCCGGATAAGGTTTTGTGA